DNA sequence from the Pedobacter schmidteae genome:
CTGGCTGCTGTTAAAACACCCGGCTATAGAATCGCTTCGACCCAGATGCTTTCCCGGTTAATGGCATTTGGAAAAGGGGACACCCCAATTGATTTTGTTGCAAAAGATATCGAAGGGAAAAGGGTAAGCTTAAGTAGCCTGAAGGGCAAAGTAATTTATATTGATCTCTGGGCCATTTGGTGCGGACCATGTATGGAAGAAATGCCCCATTTTGAAAAGCTAAAAGATAAATATAAAGACAATCCCGAAATCGCCTTCGTATCCTTGTCCATTGATGATACAGAAGCACCCTGGAAAGCTAGTGTAGCGCAACGCAAAGCCAGTGGCCTGCAGTGGAATATTAACAGGAACAAGTTACAGGCATACAATATCGTCGGAATCCCAAGAATACTGCTGATTGGTAAAGACTTTAAAATGGCAGATATGAACGCAGCACTCCCTTCTGATGCAAAAGCAATAACAGCCATTGAAAAGCTGCTGAATTAAAAAATATTAAAGGAATAGGCCCGGGCTTATTCCTTTAATTCTTTAAGGTCATTTTTGTTGAGCCAGCCTTTGGTAACCTGTCCGTCTTTATTGGTGTGTGTAACATAAATAAAGCCGTTGTCTTCTTCTATAACGTTGAATTTGGCGTTACTCCACAATCCCAATACGCCATTCCGGGCAGCATTGCTGTTCGCTGCATCATAAAAATAAACGGTTCCTTTTGGCAGCTGGTACCTTTTGCCCTCACTTACAATTACCGCTCCGGCAGCAGCCGCTTTAGCTTCAGCAGCCCTGGCCGATGCGGCCATCTGCGCCTCATAAGCCTTGGTTAAACTATCAATCTCTGCTTTATGTGCCACACTGTCTATTACTACCGGCGGCGTTTTCACAATGGTATCTACCTGCTCTGCAGGCATATTGCTAGTGGTATCCGGAGGTGCTGTAGTTACAGAATCTTTTACTGGTAACTTCACCTGATTTGTATCTTTCATAAACAGACCATAAGCCGACAGCATTCCCAATATTACGATGGAAAGGATCATGATAGCGAATACAGGTTTCGATAAACGAACCTCATCCGATACCGGCTCGGGTGCTTTAACCTCTTTCTGATAAAAAGGAGTAGGGCTGGAGGCCACTTCCAGCGGGGCGACAAATTCACCTCCGCGATGTATAATAGCATCCAGCAAAACGCTTCCATTTGCATATCTTTTTTCAGGGCTTTTTTGCAGACATTTTTTGATGACCTCTAAAAGCCATGCCGGAACCTGCATTTCTTTTTTCCTTTTCTCCTCATCCCAGGTAGCCGGCAAACGGTTTCTGCGCAAGGCCATCACATCGGGCACTTCAACTTCCATATGCGATACCATCACCTGATTACGGGAGCTTTCGTTTTTATTGATCAATGGAAAAGGTACTGTTCCGGCAAGCAGTTCATACAAGATAATACCATAGCTATATACATCTGTCTGGAAAAACATTTCCCCATCATGCTGTTCTGGTGCCATAAACTCTACCGCACCGGCATGACGCAGGCTGGTACGACGTTGCTCGTCGGACATAATAGCCAAACCAAAGTCCAGCAATACATAATTTCCGGTTTCGTTATTAAATTTGACGTTATTACTTTTAATATCGCCATGTTTTATGCCTACCCGGTGGCAATGCGCCAGTGCGTTGGCCAATTGTTCGGCCAGCTTGATCACCTCCTGAACAGTAAAAATAGGACCATGAGGAGGCATTAAGAGCTTTTCCAGATCCGGACCTTCTATATATTCCATTTCTATAAAAGGGAATGAACCACTCTCGGTTAGTCCTGAGCCTAAAATTTTTACCACATTAGGATTGGGCACTTCATTTACTTTTTTCAGCTTCTCTACCTCATTTTTAAATTTGATGAAGTTTTTATCATCCTCACTTTCTGTATGGATAGGCGTAGGCATAATTTTCACTGCTGTGATGATGGTGCCCACCCGCTTACCTTTGTATACAGAACCCTGACCACCCGTACTTAGGGCACCCAGATTTTCTAATCCTTCTGTTATTGTAAAAACCTTACTCATTGTACAATATTAATTATTATTCTAATTATTATTCCCTTCAATATAACTAAATTCCAAAACGGCCAGTTCGCCTAAAATGATCTGATCGCCTTCCTGTAACACATGACCCAGTTCAGCAACATTTAGCTTCACAGGGTTATGATCGCCTACAGATCTGATTTTTACTTTGTTCCGGGGCGGAATACCACCTTCGTCGGCAAACAACAAAAAAGAACCACTATCAGCATCCCATTCTATATGTGCATGCTGTCTGCTGATAAATTTATTGGCCTCATGATTACTGGAATCGGGAAAGGCGATATGATTGATCCGGAAAAAGCCATCACTTACCTGCACTTTATGCTCGCGGCCGATATTGAATTTTGCATCACTGGCAACAATTTTATATTCGTTTTTCTCCGATTCTCCATTCAGGGTACGGATATAGGCAGTTTTTGACCGGGTCACCACCACATGCTCAGGTGTACGAATATACAACGCTGCATTCAGACCAGCCAATTTTATGGCATCACCTGGTAATTCTTCAATAAAATTAACCTGCATAGTCCAGCTTTGGGGTAGATCTATGGCAAAATCGTCCGCAATGCGCTGAATCTCATTTTTAAACTTTCCTTCATCCTCTGCATAAACCGCCGATTCGTACATGTACCTTTCGGTAGGTAAACAGGCGATAAATAAAGCTATGCCTTTGATGTGTTTTCCTTCGCCGCCTTCCAGCTTTTGCAGTTCCTGCTTGATATCGGTCAATAACAGCTCTCTGATGGCCTTTACGTCCTGTGGCGGTTCCGGATTGCGCTTATTAAATAGGTTAAACATATCGGTAGCTAATTTATTTTTTTGGTGACTTCTTTATTTTCTTTAGTTAAATAGCCCAGCTTTAGCAAGGCAGGTACTACATGCTGACCGGCCAGCTTTACTGCTTTACTTGAGCCACGGGTAGATTCGATCCTGATACAAACCACAATATGACCTTTGCCATTGGCCTTCGGTGCAAAAAACGTGTACCAACCATCATTAATCTGTTCATTTTTCCAGATCCGTTCAGGCGTACCTGTTTTACCAGCTACCTTTAAGCCTAGTGTGTAGGTTTTATTTTCACTTTGTTTAAGCATATAACCTGCTATTAACGCAGCATATTGCGGATTATTGGCTAGCTTGGTAGATGAATTTATGGAAGTTAGGGAGTCGCTGATCTTCAATACATATCTGTTGGCGACTAATTTTCCATTATTGGCTACGCCCGAAACCAGTCTGGCCACGGCGGCAGGAGTAGCGATTAACTCACCTTGTCCCCATGCCATTCCAGATATACCTTTGGCCCTGGTACGACGGATACGTCCCGGATCATATCGGGGTTTGGTATTGAACTCAGTTTTTTCCCATAGCGCACGCCATTTATCTTCCTGTTTACCGTTGTTGGCATCCCGGCCATAATAATATCCACCCACGCCATGTAAAAACATCCCTGTCTTTAAGTACAGATCAGCCATTTCATGCTGTAGGTGTTCTTCATTTGCAATTTTAATGAAATACACATTGTTTGATTTAACAAGCGCACGCTCCAGACTAATGCGGCCAGTCTCATCGGGTTCAATACCTTTTGTCCGGATTCTTTCT
Encoded proteins:
- a CDS encoding serine/threonine-protein kinase, whose translation is MSKVFTITEGLENLGALSTGGQGSVYKGKRVGTIITAVKIMPTPIHTESEDDKNFIKFKNEVEKLKKVNEVPNPNVVKILGSGLTESGSFPFIEMEYIEGPDLEKLLMPPHGPIFTVQEVIKLAEQLANALAHCHRVGIKHGDIKSNNVKFNNETGNYVLLDFGLAIMSDEQRRTSLRHAGAVEFMAPEQHDGEMFFQTDVYSYGIILYELLAGTVPFPLINKNESSRNQVMVSHMEVEVPDVMALRRNRLPATWDEEKRKKEMQVPAWLLEVIKKCLQKSPEKRYANGSVLLDAIIHRGGEFVAPLEVASSPTPFYQKEVKAPEPVSDEVRLSKPVFAIMILSIVILGMLSAYGLFMKDTNQVKLPVKDSVTTAPPDTTSNMPAEQVDTIVKTPPVVIDSVAHKAEIDSLTKAYEAQMAASARAAEAKAAAAGAVIVSEGKRYQLPKGTVYFYDAANSNAARNGVLGLWSNAKFNVIEEDNGFIYVTHTNKDGQVTKGWLNKNDLKELKE
- a CDS encoding FHA domain-containing protein, which gives rise to MFNLFNKRNPEPPQDVKAIRELLLTDIKQELQKLEGGEGKHIKGIALFIACLPTERYMYESAVYAEDEGKFKNEIQRIADDFAIDLPQSWTMQVNFIEELPGDAIKLAGLNAALYIRTPEHVVVTRSKTAYIRTLNGESEKNEYKIVASDAKFNIGREHKVQVSDGFFRINHIAFPDSSNHEANKFISRQHAHIEWDADSGSFLLFADEGGIPPRNKVKIRSVGDHNPVKLNVAELGHVLQEGDQIILGELAVLEFSYIEGNNN